The Zymoseptoria tritici IPO323 chromosome 4, whole genome shotgun sequence genome includes the window GCGTGGAAACGGAAGTCTCATAACGGACAGGAGATCGCGCACGGTTGATGGGTAGCGGGCGTCCAGCTTTGCGCAGGTGGCCGGTGCTGGTGCTAATATATCAAAGTCAGCAGGGTTTGGGACTTAGCTCCACGCCATGGCAGAAACCATGGCGTGGTTCATGCAGCTGTACCTTGTCCGAAGCTTGTGCGAGCGCCAATTGCCGAACTCAGCGGGTGCCGCAGCAGACTGGCTGGTATCGTCATTGCCCGAAGGAAATGCGAATGCATCCGATCCGGATGAACTCCCGCTGCTCCGTTGCTGCTTGAGGACAATGCCAGTGGATAGGACTGTGTCTCGTCGCTGATGGTTGTAACGATCGAGAAAGTCATGACTTCGCCCGTCGTTCACGACGTCGTTTGTTCCGCTGGGCGAGTGTATTGCGGTATCAAAGCTGTTGATCTTGCTTCGCTCTCTTCTGATCACTGGTCGTCCGTCTGAGCCAATACTGTCGCGATGAGGCATAGATGATGGGTTCGGGTACTGTTCATGTTGATTGTCGTCAGCGCTGCGAAATGCCTTGAAGCCGACTTCGCGCAAGGCCTGCTTCCATTGTGCCATTGCGAGATGTTTTGCGGCGAATGTTGTGTGTGAGAAGGTGCAAAGAGGGTAGGAGCATGATCTGAACCGGCAAGTAGGTGCGGCGTAGCAGTCGCTGCGTGATGCTGAAACCAGAAGCTGGCTTGCCTCCGTCGACCGCCATATGGAACATGCATATTCGCCGCCAGTGATTCCGTGGTTCAAGGCAATGCACTGCAATATAGGTGGAATAAGGCGATATGAGGGAATGTATACTGACCAAGCGATACACGGGATTCGGCGCCATGTTCTCGTCTGAAACACGTCGGAGGGATTTGCGTCGTACAGATTGCGTCGAATCGTGTTTCGAGGAGACGCTGGAGTTGCTCCAACGGGATTTGTGCGATGCGACCAAGATGAATGGTCTTAAAGAAGCGTCAGCAGCATCATGATCGCGTGAGACCGACATGGATGGTGGAGCGATTCGGTAACGGGCAGGGTATTCTTGGGATCGGGCAAGTGAAAAAGCGACATGAACGACCAGTATATACTCCACCATGCCACCTGCAGTGCACAAAGTGACAAGGCCCTAGCAGTTCATCACCTGCATGAGTAGGAACTAGTGCTGTCGCCGCCTGGGCCTCCCTGCACTATGCATTTGAGGCCCTGCCATTGTTTGCGCCTGGCTGAGATGACAAGGTCCGggcgtcgagggctttcaatCAGGCTTTCAATCATTGCGGGTGATGATCGCGATGCAGGAACGAAGCATCTCCAATCGCCGTTGGCCTGAGGAGTACCGTGCAGGAGTAGCGTTCCCTGCCACGGCCCGATCACCACGAGTCACGGATCGGGCTGCCGAATGAAAGCCTCTCAAGGCCAGTGTTTCAAAACTTGTAATTGACTTCAGAGacttgttgatgttgttgagaGAGTTTTCAATATTGGGAGAAGCTCATCAAAAATTGCACGAGATCAGCGATTCGAAGGTCCTTGTACTCGGGGATTGAAATTGTTCTCGAAGTCACGCTTTCATGGTTGTTCTCACACTAGCGAAAGATGACCCCTGGCCGTGGCCGAGCTACTTCGGTCTCTCCACAACTGCAGGGTGACATTCTTGGTGCTCTGGGCAGGGCCGGAATCAGAAAACTGATCGAACCTGTACGAGGCATCTTCGCGATGTCATTCTCACTCATCATGCCATACATCCCAGTACAAGTCACGCTGCTTCGAAGATCAGTAGCACCGCCTTTGGCGGTATCCTTGCAGCGGCATTCAAATAGAAGCACGTGCAGACGCTGCCGCGGGTTGCTCACAAGCTGGTCCGGGATTTGAGCGTGCGTGAACGCAGGTCCCGCGCACGACTTCTGATTCGTGCAAAATGTGGCTCCTCGCGAAGTTGGACTGCAGGCATTCACAGAGCTCCAGCAACAGTCATTGGCGGGTCGCAATAGATCCTTGATGTACGGCTACACAGGTCAAAGACATTTTGCGATGCGACACGCGGACGATAAGCCATAGCGTAAGCTACTCCGACGACCAAACAGCCGTAAGCTACATCAATATCCACATAATTCTCGACATGTTACAAACTGACTTGTCGTTTCCCGCGGGCTCGGCAAATAATAACGCAATGCGATGGTGGCTCGGCAGCGTGAAGATGCTTGCCAGTGATCTCCTCACAATGATGACTGTGCTTACGTATCCGTAGCTTTGGGTCTACCGAGCATGGGGATCGTGGGATCGCGAGCATGGCGAACACAAAGGCCTGCGATAGCTGTGTGACGGTCGATCTTCATTATTGCCCTGCAGACATCAGCGGCTGCCTGTCATCTTGCGCGTCAATCGACGAGTCAATCGAAGCCTCCTTGCGCAAAACGTGTTCCTCCACTGGACCGTATAGACAGTAGTGCTGCACTATGAATATCGTATCGAATAGAAGAGACATGTTTGCGAGACCAAGCTTCAGAGGATTACCTACGTGAAGTTTTGTTAGCAGCTCAATGCGCCTCCAGCGATCGAAGTCTAAAGCACATACCACTGAGGCCTGTCCAGTCGGCCTGCAACGATGAGTCGATTACGAGCTGCACGAGCGAGAGAACACCGCCAGTGAGGTCCATGAGCTGTTGCACAATGCTTGATGGGTGGTCAGCCGTACGCACCCATACATGTGACATATGACATCGTCTTACCTCCAACCCAAAGTCGATTTCCGTCGAAAGTTCTCCACGACCTGTGGTATGTACTTGAAGACTGTCAACAACAGCTTCACGTATTGCATGGAATAGATCTGTTGAACGTCAACGTGACCCTCCGTGTGCTTGTACGAACGAAGAACAAACCACATCGAGCCAGACCCATGTTCTTGCGTCAGAACTGCTGCTGCCGTTCCCGGAAGCAATGACGATCGCGGTGATTGTCGTCAACCCGAGCAAGGAACCCCAGATGAGGCCCAGAGTGATCATGTTGGCCCTTCGCTTGACTCCAGATTGTCGTTCCCATCCCCAGAGCCGCGGCCAGTATTGAGAGTACGTAATGAAACTCATGGTAAGACCGAACAGTCCAAAGACCAGATCGTTGAACCGCACCGTGGGCTCAGGAGATAGGCTGTGCCTCTCAGCGTACTGCTTCCGAATGACTGGAGAATACAGGAATAGGGTCGTGCTGAGTGAGTAGCAAGAGAAGCCGAAAATGTTCAGAAGAGGGAAATCCGGCATGGAGCCTTGCGTTGTCTTTCTTCGGTAGTTAAGGAGTGGCTGCGGGATGAAGGACAGTGTCCAAGCTGTAAAGTACACCCAGCCGCAGAGCCTGTTGGCAATTAGTAGCGGCTAGGCAGCTTGAAAGCATGATTTCGCACCATGATATGGCTCTCGCAAACTGCTCAGTACTAGCTGAGATGGCCATGGCGATCGAGGAATGAAGCCTGCCCTGTGTAATGAATCACTGAAGAGGATCATTAATGCTTCAAGGCAAGTAGTGACCGCTGCCCATGACCGACTGGAAGACTGTTACGAATTATTGCTCATATCAGTGCAGATTATGGAGGACAACGTCGTCTTTGGTATAAATGAATCCATCGACTTGCATCATTGCAGAAGTGAGTTGCGAGCTCCACTAAATAAAGATCTCTTTAGTCATCGCCGCTAGCCGGACGAGGCTACCTCCATTATCCGAAACCCGACCGCATCGCAGGGCAAGGCCGAGCGAGAGTGGGCGCGGCCGTGAGGTTGGACACGCGCATCGCGAAGTCGTGAATTCCATCGTAGCAGCACGTCAACACGAAAGTTCCATCGGAGATCACATTCATCACAGCTTCCGGCTGCAATCAAATGTGTCTCGCACGCAATTGCTCCAAGACATGCGCCAAAGCCGCTCAGCCCTGAACACGTAGCTGCACAGGAGACCCCTCCGCCAGCGACCACCCACCTACGAGTTCGAGCACTCCCACTACGGCCAGCATGGCTTCTCCGCGCCGCAACCCTCGTGTCACGCCAGGACGCCCTCTACGTGCACTTGCGTCCATCGAACCTGCGACCGAACCACCCAACAAGCGACGCAAGTTCATGCCCGGTGGCCtgggaggtggtggcagGCACCGTGAAGTTGTGGACGTCACTGAGTTACATGAGATTTCGAGCGTACCGCAGACTGCACCACGTGCGAGACCGCGGAGAGAGGTTACGAACAACACTGAGAACGCTCTCGCCGCGCAAGAGGGAGAGACACCGAATGTGACCCGTTCAGCGATGCAGACCAGACCTCGACGCGAGAGACCGGAGAGATATGTGCCACAGCCTGCTACGCCGCGTCCACGCTACAGTAATGCTGCAGCTGCCGCCGCGGCGAGTCAGATGAGCGATGGGTATAAACCACGTGAAGAGCGCAGCTGGGAGGACTTTCACCCGGATCTCGAGATTGAAACTGGCATGTTTGTGTTCACGGCGGATGAGGTGGACGGCAGGACAAGTAAGAATGATCCTAGATTGCAAAAGCTGAACATCCGCGGTCTGGATGGGAAACCAATCGTCaatggagatggagaagtgAAAGATGCGACACCAGAAGCTCCACCACAAGCTGAGGCAGCGCCGGCAAATACCACACCCGTGAAGCGGAAGCCAGGAAGGCCACCACGGAGGCCGGAGGCTATGCTCAATGGCTTGGGCTCACCACCTGCTCCACGCATCGTGCCGTTGCCTACGCACAACCCAAAGGAGAGGCTGAACCTTCCAAAGCCCTCGTTCCGACAGCACAACCACTTTCTGCAGTATGAGGAAGATCAGAAGGAGAACAAGCTGAACTACGTCGATCGGACCATGGCGCACATCGGTTATCAAGAGAGTGACCGCTACGAACTGCCGCCGAGAGTGTTGGTGCGCTTGTCGGAAGGCCAGCAAGTCGAAGACGAGGCCGAGGTCGCGCTGAGATTGGAGAGTGATGGTCCTAATGACATCGTCCAATCAACGGCAGTCGTCGGCAGGGTGGAGTACGACATGGACGAGCAGGATGTTGCTTGGCTGGATGACATCAACGAGCAACGTAAGGCCGACAACGTCGAGGCCATCAAGCCTGCGATATTCGAAATCACCATGACTCAGATCGAAAAGGAATATCATGCTCTCGAGAAGCGCATACCGAAGCCACAACCTCGACATGCGCAGATCACCCGACCACGATCAAGCTCTCAGGCGGCCGTTAATGGCGACCCCAATCCACCGGGCGATGAGCCAGATAGCAAATGCTCTATCTGCGACGATGGTGATTGTGAGAATGCCAATGCGATCATCTTCTGCGACGGCTGCGACTTGGCAGTTCACCAAGAATGTTATGGCGTGCCATTCATACCGGAAGGTCAGTGGTTTTGTCGCAAGTGCAAGGAGATTGGCCGCGGAACTCCGACCTGCATCTTTTGTCCCAACGTCGACGGCGCTTTCAAGCAGACCAGCACCTTAAGATGGAGCCATCTGTTATGTGCAATTTGGATTCCAGAGGTCACTATAGCAAATATGACCTTCATGGAGCCGATCACAGATGTGGATAAGGTCCCTAAGAGCAGGTGGAAACTCAGCTGCTATATTTGCAACCAGAAGATGGGCGCATGCATTCAGTGCGGCAACAAGGCTTGCTATCAAGCATTCCATGTCACATGCGCACGACGGGCGAAGTTGTTTCTCAAGATGAAATCACAGCATCACGGAGGTATCGACACGACCGCACTCAAAGCATTCTGCGATCGGCACGTTCCTCAAGACTGGCGGCGCATCCATGACACCGACAACGCGATCATCGAAGCCAAGCGCTGGTACAGACACGCGATGAAGGATCGCAAGTGGGCCGACAGTCAGAGTGCCGCCCTTGAACTCGGGGCTCCTCCTCAGCCTGATGGTGGTCTTGCCGGCGATACGCTAGGGTCTGAGGATACCATTGCGGTGACCAAGCGGCGTCGCAATCAGCCGCAGAAAGTCAGTTGGCGTCTTCCGTCCGGTGCTCCAGTGGTGCCTGGCGTCGTCTATAACACAGTGGAGGCCAGTCTTGCGCGCTTCACTATTCGTCGGAGGAAGGACTTTGTCGAGAAGGCTTGCAAGTATTGGACGCTGAAGAGAGAGGCTCGTCGTGGTGCTGCTTTGCTGAAGAGACTGCAACTTCAACTGGAGAGCTTCTCGAGTATGGAGATTACTCGTCGAAACTTCGCAGGTATGGGAGCTGCTGGCGGACCAAAGCTTCAGCGCCGCCTCGAATTTGCAGAAATGCTGCAAAAGGACATGAGCCATCTCACGGAGTTGACGGCCCAGACGCGAAAGCGTGAAGAGCTGCGACTGAAAGAGATTGAGCTGCTCTCTGATCTGGTCAACACTGTCTATTTCCCGATCCCGCCACTGCTCTGGCCGATCCTGCGCAAAGCACAAAAGTGAGTTGCCCTTCAGTATCCCGACTTCCATTTCACCCTATACTGACTCAGCTCCAGACTCGACGAAAAGACTCGCAACTTCCGCCCAGGATTCGAGATGCTTGCCGAGCGTCTCCGCGTACGTTTCTACACGTCCGTCTCAGACTTTTCTCGCGATCTTTCTCGCATTTTCAGCCAAGCCCTGGGCGAAGATCTCGACGACACTGCGGAGCCCGACATGAACGCGATCCACAGCCGTCTCCAAATGGTGCAGCCTGGGACAGCCGAGCACTTGCAATTGTCTCAAGAGCAAAAGGAGCTCAAGAAGCTGGCCAAGCGAATTGTCAAAGCTGTGAAGGAGCCATTGGAAGACGCAACCAGAAAGGAAGCCGAGCTACGAGGTCGcgagatggaagaagagattcgaaagctggACTCTATGGGCATGTTCGCTTCCGCAGCGAAGGCACTGCAAGCagaaggcgacgaggacACGGAAACGCAGGTCGCGCTTAGGCGTCGGTCTGGCTCTGATGCTTCCGCTGCCGCAGGTGCGTCTCCGGAGATCAAGGCCTACGGTGATATCGAAATGCGTGATGCTGACGATCATCCGGACAAAGAAGCCATTCGtctcaacctcacctctcaGGAAGACACAATCGCGATTCATAACAGCAAGCATACGCCTGCTTCATACGCATCCTCGACATCCGATCAAGCACCCAAGAAGCCAACAGAGCCGATTTCGCCTCCAATTTCGAGGTCCTCGTCTCACCCTAGCGCTGTAGCGGCATCTGGCAGTGGCGAATCGAGCAACAATGCGGGCGAACCTCACGACGTGTTCGCGCATGGAGGCGTGCCATGGTATGTGAAGACCTTCGATCCAGTGGGCACTACCATCCATGATGAACAATACTCGGGCCCACAGGTTCTGAGAGACATGTCCGAGCCCCTGTCAGAcatggacgaagacgagctcACGGAACTTGGAACTGGCGCGGAGAACACGCCCAATGGCAAGCCGCCTCCTACAAGTGCCGAGCACACTGCACCGCCAACTTCTGTGAAGAAGTCGGCtgccaagaagaagagaggcaAGAGGGCGCAATGGTCGCGATAGCTTGACGTGGCGTTGATGGCGATGGGTTGTATGATTACCTTCTGGTGCGATGCGGCATGAGACTTGGCTTGTATGTGCAGAGTTTGCAGGCAGGATTTGGAGGAACTCACGCTGTGCTAGTGGGCATGAATAGGGGCTGCTTTGGCCTTGCCTGTTTGTCAGCCTAATGCTCAACCACCCTCGCTCTCGATCGGCATTGCAAAGCTTCTTGCGTCTGTTCGTCATGTGGTATTATGTATCGCCTGGTCAAACTCCCTGTCCCCATCCGCACTCATAGCTTCGCCTTCCCACTCTCCAAGCTCCCACTTCTCTCTTTGACCCACTTCGCAACATCGTTCGCAAAAGTGATTTTGTCCTCTCCCGGCTCCATGTCTAGATTATGATACCACCCCTCGTATGCTCGAAACTCTTTGTCCTCCACTTTACACGCCTCAAACCACTTCCTTCCAACTGTATAACTCACAACCTTATCCGCCGTTCCGAAGCCAATGAACAATCTCGTCTTGCCGCCCTCTCCCACCCCATCTTTCACTACCACTTTGCCCGTCTCCAAGTCCCCGCCTCTATCCAGTGCACCTGCTAAGCCTTCCAATGTGCCGGTATCGTGACAATGCTCGTCTTCATGCCAAATCTTGCAAACCTCCTCATCCCGCGAGAGTTTCGACGCATCCACTTTGTTGACCATTTGCCTGTGCGGGAAGAGCTTACCCACGAGTCGTCCAACCGCCACGGTAATAAAGCTCGGCCGCGTATCTTCATGCACCGCAATCCACGGCGCCGAAGCAATAAACCCTCGTATCTTCCTCTTTGTCTCCGCCGGTCCCATCGCAGCGTAGTACAAACACTCCCCTCCACCCATACTATGTCCCATCAAAAACAGCGGAATGtcactctcctccgccggcAGACTCTCCACGAACGAAGTGATGTCCTCCATGACTTGTGACGTAGGACCTGACAGGCCTTTTTCTTTCGGGGTGTGCACGCTGCGACCCCAGCCGCGTTGATCGAAGGCGTAGACTTTGATGGCGTGCGTGGAGGCGAGGTATTGGAAGAATTGGGCATGTTGGTGGGCGTGGTCGGAGAAACCGTGGAGGTGGATTAGACGGGCGATCGgtggggtggaggagggtggggTGTAGGTTAGGGTGTAGAGGGAGTGGCCGTCGGGAGTGGTGAAGGTTCCGGAGGTAGATGTTGCCATGgctgtggaagaggagctggGAGTGAGGGTGTTGGAGAGAGGGTGTTGTTAGGGTGAGGTCAGAGGTGGTTGAAGGTGAAGCCCTTCTCGAGCTCAAAGGGCGATCATGTGAAAGCCTCGGCATGGATTCGTGTCCGGGACTTCAAGACGGAATCTTTCCCTGTACAATACTACAACACTGCGCCATCTTCTGTTCTGGAATGTCATACTCTCATACCACTGTACTATCTGATCTTCCTTGGTCCTGATGAAGCGTTTCGCATGCGATTTGCTCAAGCCGCAGTCGTTTTCACACTTGCAATCTCAAGACAAGGACCCAAGAGGAGTGGCGCCGGAGCCTGTCACGGTTCAGCGAGAAAGAGTTCATTTTTCCTCTCATCGACAAGCATCACGGCGACTGCGACAATAGGAAGATCTTCGAATCCGGACTCCTGACCGTCTACACGCCGAGGTGTCCAGGACGACAAATGGCAACCATACCTCCGTGCTACATGATTTATTGATGGAGAAATTGGCAATGGAAAAAGCGGGAGGACATGGGTTCCTGTCATGAAAGCTGTCCTAGTATCTCGCGCGATGTTTGGAGATTCGGGAGTGCTGTGTTTCCTGCAGTTCGTGGCGTGTCCACACCTCGCAGCCTCACATTCTACCAGAAAGATAGCACTTCGTCGAACTCGGCGTTGATGGTCTGGAGGGAGAGCA containing:
- the CTNS gene encoding Cystinosin (cystine transporter cystinosin, transmembranal, CTNS related. PQ loop repeat domains found, critical for the localisation of cystinosin to lysosomes. involved in L-cystine export from lysosomes), which codes for MAISASTEQFARAISWLCGWVYFTAWTLSFIPQPLLNYRRKTTQGSMPDFPLLNIFGFSCYSLSTTLFLYSPVIRKQYAERHSLSPEPTVRFNDLVFGLFGLTMSFITYSQYWPRLWGWERQSGVKRRANMITLGLIWGSLLGLTTITAIVIASGNGSSSSDARTWVWLDVIYSMQYVKLLLTVFKYIPQVVENFRRKSTLGWSIVQQLMDLTGGVLSLVQLVIDSSLQADWTGLSGNPLKLGLANMSLLFDTIFIVQHYCLYGPVEEHVLRKEASIDSSIDAQDDRQPLMSAGQ